The window ACCGCCAAGTTTAAATAGTTCTCGAGCAACATAGGAACGAGCCATTGGTATTACTTCGATAGGTAAAGGAAATTTTCCAAGTGTATTGACGACTTTTGACTCATCAGCAATACAGATAAACTGTTTACTGATAGCTGAAATAATTTTTTCTCTTGTTAATGCTGCACCACCGCCTTTGATCATCTGCATTTGATGATTAATTTCGTCTGCACCATCAACATAAATATCTAAACTATCTACATCATTACAATCAAAAATAGGAATTCCGTAAGCTTTTAATTTTTTTGTTGAGGCTTCAGAACTTGAGACGGCTCCTATAATATCATCTTTAATTGTAGCTAATGCATCAATAAAGTGAGAGGCCGTAGAGCCTGTTCCAACACCTACAATAGTTTTAGGTCTAACAAATTTGAGAGCAGCAAATCCTACGGCTTTTTTTAGTTCATCTTGAGTCATTGACGATCCCTTTGATTTATTCTTCACAAAAAAGAAAAATTTTAAAAGCAAAATAATTTAATATATGGCATAGTAACCAATTAAAAAGTAAAAATCATTATGATTTTGATAAAATAAATTAATATCTCAACCATAAAATTAATCAAAAATTATTAGATAACTATATAGATAACTATGAAACGTCCAGATTATAGAGCATTACAAGCATTGGATGCCGTGATAAAAGAGCGCGGGTTTGAACGTGCAGCGGATAAATTGTGTATAACGCAACCCGCTGTATCGCAACGTATTAAACAGTTGGAAAGCTTTTTTGGTCAGCAGTTACTTGTTAGGACTATTCCACCCAAGGCAACTAAACAAGGCGAACATCTTTTAGGATTATTGCATCAGGTCGAATTACTTGAACAGCAATGGTTAGGTGATAATGATCATAATGCAACGCCACTTTTACTTTCTATTGCTGTTAATGCTGACTCTTTAGCAACATGGCTATTACCGGCACTAAAACCTGTGTTGGATAAAAATAATTTACGATTTGATATTATTGTTAAAGATGAAGAACACACGTTAGATTTATTGCGCTTAGGTACGGTCGTTGGTGCTATTAGTATTCAAGAGTTACCATTACCTGGTTGCTTATCTGATAGGCTTGGTGCACTAGATTATATTTTTGTTGCTTCTCCTGATTTTGCTAAACGTTATTTTCCAAATGGCGTTACTCGTTCAACTTTAATGAAAGCGCCAGCCGTTGCTTTTGATCATTTGGATGATATGCATCAGATGTTTTTGAATGAGAACTTCAATTTGGCACCAGGTAGTGTCGTTTGCCATATTACCAGTTCATCAGAGGCCTTTGTACAGCTAGCTAAACAAGGTAATGCTTGTTGTATGCTACCTATTTTACAAGTTGAAAAAGAGCTACAAAGTGGTGAATTAGTTAACTTAACGGAAGGCTTGTTTCAACGTAGAATGCTTTATTGGCATCGTTTCGCTCCTGAAAGTAGCATGATGCAAAATATTTCAGAAACAATCATAAACTATGTTAAAAATATTTTATGGCAACCGG is drawn from Orbaceae bacterium BiB and contains these coding sequences:
- the rpiA gene encoding ribose-5-phosphate isomerase RpiA; translation: MTQDELKKAVGFAALKFVRPKTIVGVGTGSTASHFIDALATIKDDIIGAVSSSEASTKKLKAYGIPIFDCNDVDSLDIYVDGADEINHQMQMIKGGGAALTREKIISAISKQFICIADESKVVNTLGKFPLPIEVIPMARSYVARELFKLGGKPIYREGVITDNGNVILDIHDLMIPNAVELENKINNIAGVVTVGLFANRGANVALIGTANGVKEIIK
- a CDS encoding LysR family transcriptional regulator ArgP; amino-acid sequence: MKRPDYRALQALDAVIKERGFERAADKLCITQPAVSQRIKQLESFFGQQLLVRTIPPKATKQGEHLLGLLHQVELLEQQWLGDNDHNATPLLLSIAVNADSLATWLLPALKPVLDKNNLRFDIIVKDEEHTLDLLRLGTVVGAISIQELPLPGCLSDRLGALDYIFVASPDFAKRYFPNGVTRSTLMKAPAVAFDHLDDMHQMFLNENFNLAPGSVVCHITSSSEAFVQLAKQGNACCMLPILQVEKELQSGELVNLTEGLFQRRMLYWHRFAPESSMMQNISETIINYVKNILWQPEQ